The Candidatus Bathyarchaeota archaeon region CCATTCTCCTGGTCGTCAGGACGGATTTCGCCGAGAAGCATCCGAAGGTTGTCGTTAAGGTGCTTAAGGCCTTGATAAGGGCGACCGAGTTCATCCGCGAGCATCCCAAGGAGGCCGCGGCTATACTCGCCAATCTCACAGGCATACCCACGGAAGCGGTCGAGAAGGCTATGAGCTACCACTACTACCAAGTTAAACTGGACGACGAGGTTAAAAACAGCTTAAACTCCATGGCGGCCTTTCTAAAGGAGATAGGTAAGATCGAGAGCCTGCCTGACCTAGACGAGGCTATAGACGACAGCTATCTTAGGGAGGCGCTTGAAGAGCTTCAGACTGGTTAGAGGCCTGTCACGGCTATATGGGTGTGAACCTTTGAACGCACGGCGGGTTTTCACCATATGTCTCCACGAACCATCTGGTGTAGCTCCAAAACGACTTCAGAATATCTGTCCACACGTTTTTAGCCTTCAGCTGTAGTAGGCTTAGCGTTACCTCCTCACACCTCAGCGGTATAGTCTTAACTAAGCCAGCTTTTACCCATTTCCTAGTCGGCACCTCGGGTAGGATGCTGACCCCTAAACCCTGGCTCACAGCGGTCATTATGACCGTGGATCCCCTCAGGACTAGCTTGACCTTGAGGGAGTCGTAGTCGATCATGTTCTTCTTGAAAAGCTCGTCTACGAACATCCGGTTGTCTGAACCAGGTTTATCCAGTATCAGCGGATATTTGATCAGAGCGTTAAGGCTTACAAACTCCTCCTTCGAGATCCTATGTAAAGGTGACACTACGGCTACTAGCCTATCGTTCAGGATCCTGATAGTCTCGAACTCTCCGAATGAGTCTCTGAACTCGCTCGGAGCCATCACAAGACCTATGTCCGCCCACCTCTCCAGGACAGCCTTCTTAACATCTTCCATAGACCCCACGTCTATCTGAAAATCGGCTCCAGGGTTGAACTCTCTAAACCTCACCAGGAAGCATGGAAGCAGATACTCCATAGGCGTCTCAGCCGTGTAGACCTTTAGGGTAAATCTATGCTCCTCCTCTACCTCAGGTATGAGGCCCTTAAGGAGGTTAAGCTTTCCGACCACCTCCTTCAACACCCTGTAGACCTCCTCTCCCTCGGGTGTAAGCCTCCCACCCCTGGGCTTGAGGAGTTTAACCTTGAAGTAATTCTCTAAAGCCCTCACGTGGTTCATAACTGCCACCGGAGATAGTCCAAGCTTCCTAGCCGCCTTTCTGAAGCTCCCCTCCTCGACGACTCTTAGAAAAGTTATGAAATATGAGACCTTCGGGTCGGTATCTCGACGGGCTTTCCTAGGCAAAATAACACCCCAAGTTAATAAAAACTTAACAATATTTTAAACATAACTTTCAACGGTATTGAAATTCGACGGCTCATTATCTAGATCCTAAGCCTTTTACCCTTCAAAGCCCTCTATTTATTCCTGGTCTGAGAGGTAGTCGGTTTGAAAAGCCATGATAGGATGTTGGCGGCTTTAAACCTTGAAGAGCCGGATAGGGTTCCGGTTATGGAGCTTGGAGTGGGGTTAGAGCCTCTATTTAGATCGCTGGGCACGGCTCCCCCTGAGATTTCTCCCGCAGAAATGATATCTGAAGGAATACCTAAACCGGTTCTTAGAGCCCTCGTTAAGGCGGGGTTAGACGGTTACTGTCTATGGTTAATTCCGTCACGGATGACACCGGTCGAAGCCGGTCTTTTAAGAGATCCTCTAGGTAGGCTTTTCAAACATTTATCTTCGGCGCCTACGACCAGTGGCAATTTATTCTACGTAGGAGGCTGGGTTAAAAGCCGTGAAGATATCGAACAGTTACCTGAGCTTAACCCTTACGACCCCACCATGCTGACGATGCTTAACCGGGCTCTAAAAAACGCCGGTGATAAACTATTCCTAGTACCTAGCACTATAGGCTTGATGGAGGCTACGTTCGAGCCTATGGGGTTCGAAACCTTTTCACGTTCTCTTTATAGAGACCGAGATTTCCTTGAAGCTATGCTCGACCGGATTTTAGAGTATCTCCTAGGTTTTATAGATGCTGTTTCCGAGTATGAAGTGCATGCTATATTGTTCGGCGACGATAGCGGAGATAGTCATGGCCCGTTCATAAGGCCTGAACACTATAGACGGCTCATACTTCCTAGGCTAAAGAAGCTTGTGGACGAATGTCATCGACACGGGGTTTTATACATAGAGCATACCGATGGAAACGTTATGCCGCTGTTAGATATGTTTGTAGAGGCGGGTGTAGACGCCGTCCAGTCATGGGAGCCTCTGGCAGGTATGGATATAAAGTACGGGAAAGAACGTTATGGTGGAAACCTCTGTGTCATAGGCAACGTAGATGTGGATCTTCTCTCCTCAGCAGCTCCGGAGCAGGTATCCCGGTATGTGAGAAACTGCATAAAGACGGCGGCGCCGGGTGGAGGATACATCGTAAGCGCGAGCAACGTGGTCATAGACTCTGTTAAGCCTGAGAACTGGCGTTCTGAGGTCGAAACTGTGCTGAAATATGGCGCTTATCCTTACCGATGATTTAAATTGTCGACAGAATCTTACATACGTTTGGCTAGACATGGGCGTTTTAAATATGGCTTATAGGATAGAGCGAACTGTATTGGTCATTCTTGTATGGGGGCTATTGCTTGAAACATTCGTCTTAGTATATTTTTGTATTTTCTCGCAAACATGGCGGTTTGAGTTTCATTACACCTTAATCTTGTTCATAGTGACTTTTATGGCGGTTATCGTTCTATTGATTCAGGCTTATATAAAACTACGTAGGTTTAAGAAAGTTGAAGATTTCCAGGTTAAATGTCGCGATTCCAAACTTTTATATTCAAGCTAGACATTCTTAACTACCTTAGTGGAGGCCGAGCTCGATGAGTCCGATCGTGCGTTTCATACTTAGACGAGTAGGGTTCTTGTTCCTAACTTTCACCGTGTTCATGCTTATAATATTCGCGTTGCCCAGAGCCATACCTGGCAATCCTTTGTCAACTCTTTTATCGCAGCTTTTTCAGCAGGCTCAAGCTAACCCTGAGCTTATAAAAGCCGTCTATAAGAG contains the following coding sequences:
- a CDS encoding LysR family transcriptional regulator; this translates as MPRKARRDTDPKVSYFITFLRVVEEGSFRKAARKLGLSPVAVMNHVRALENYFKVKLLKPRGGRLTPEGEEVYRVLKEVVGKLNLLKGLIPEVEEEHRFTLKVYTAETPMEYLLPCFLVRFREFNPGADFQIDVGSMEDVKKAVLERWADIGLVMAPSEFRDSFGEFETIRILNDRLVAVVSPLHRISKEEFVSLNALIKYPLILDKPGSDNRMFVDELFKKNMIDYDSLKVKLVLRGSTVIMTAVSQGLGVSILPEVPTRKWVKAGLVKTIPLRCEEVTLSLLQLKAKNVWTDILKSFWSYTRWFVETYGENPPCVQRFTPI